In Bombus pascuorum chromosome 13, iyBomPasc1.1, whole genome shotgun sequence, a single genomic region encodes these proteins:
- the LOC132913234 gene encoding uncharacterized protein LOC132913234, producing the protein MEDEDFGFTKRSDGVLKNVNNELNDSKDATKNDEGSCLEKKTGETVSGHRSVMTAPLFGATETGNAVPQRPATASSSSPASSVVSNPPNIPNVVEYHLKVKPGQTQRICRLDNSTKSQELNDMKKDKSLASSTDRKKDLVSKLSRLSIDNNVFEGSTDLPQVFQVKYLGSHDARGLWGIKHTRGPVDNMVAAAKALPTNTMLPLTKLVVSQEGVALLPIEKRKQDSNFARIYAIETISYGVQDLVYTRVFSMIVIRETENFRRVSPFECHAFVCESKHHARQLTCALATAFDIYSRTVKAQNQMAEMASKNAKKRFAIDLRSPEEIEADLAVDSEA; encoded by the exons ATGGAGGACGAGGACTTTGGTTTCACGAAGAGGTCTGACGGTGTGCTGAAAAATGTTAACAACGAGTTAAACGATTCTAAAGATGCGACGAAAAACGACGAGGGTAGCTGTTTGGAGAAGAAG ACGGGGGAAACGGTTAGCGGGCATAGATCAGTGATGACAGCGCCGTTATTCGGGGCGACCGAGACCGGAAACGCCGTCCCTCAGCGGCCAGCGACCGCCTCTTCATCCTCTCCGGCTTCCTCAGTCGTTTCCAACCCGCCGAACATACCGAACGTGGTCGAGTATCACCTGAAAGTGAAGCCCGGACAAACACAGAGAATCTGTCGACTCGATAACAGTACC AAAAGTCAAGAGTTGAACGATATGAAGAAGGACAAAAGTCTCGCTTCTTCCACCGACAGAAAGAAGGACCTCGTATCAAAATTGTCTCGTCTATCCATCGATAACAATGTCTTCGAGGGTTCGACGGATCTTCCTCAGGTGTTCCAG GTGAAATATCTGGGCTCTCATGATGCCAGGGGCCTCTGGGGCATCAAGCACACGAGGGGTCCCGTCGATAATATGGTTGCTGCCGCGAAGGCCTTACCGACCAACACCATGCTCCCTCTGACCAAACTGGTCGTCTCTCAAGAAGGCGTTGCCCTGCTGCCTATCGAGAAAAGGAAACAAGACTCCAACTTCGCCAGGATATACGCCATCGAAACGATCTCGTACGGTGTTCAGGATCTCGTCTACACGCGTGTCTTCTCCATGATCGTTATACGCGAAACGGAGAATTTCAGGAGAGTTTCGCCGTTCGAATGCCACGCTTTCGTTTGCGAATCGAAACATCACGCGAGGCAGCTCACCTGCGCTTTAGCCACCGCTTTCGACATTTATTCGAGAACCGTGAAGGCGCAGAACCAAATGGCCGAGATGGCAAGCAAGAACGCGAAGAAAAGGTTCGCCATCGATCTTAGAAGTCCCGAGGAGATCGAAGCCGATTTAGCCGTGGATTCTGAGGCTTAA
- the LOC132913240 gene encoding uncharacterized protein LOC132913240 produces the protein MIRPTCLIVSLAVIFAIVSGLPQQPKSRRPAPEFKNKTGGLELPDNATLIRDNIVDNFSCQDRIYGYYADMDNDCQVFHVCMPQARGSIRWSFICPAETVFNQATFVCTKTENSIPCEESEKFYNLNEAIGKEVEEEESDMEHATKESDVEAISKRPETRTSRILNRKKPSRKQ, from the exons ATGATCCGACCAACTTGTTTAATCGTATCGCTTGCTGTCATCTTCGCCATTGTTTCGGGTTTGCCGCAGCAACCCAAATCTAGGAGACCCGCTCCGGAGTTTAAG AACAAGACTGGCGGCTTGGAACTTCCGGACAATGCGACGCTGATTCGGGACAATATCGTGGACAACTTCTCCTGTCAAGACAGAATTTATGGATATTACGCCGATATGGATAACGATTGCCAAGTTTTCCACGTTTGCATGCCGCAGGCTAGGGGATCGATCAGATGGAGCTTCATCTGTCCCGCGGAGACCGTGTTTAATCAG GCAACGTTCGTTTGCACGAAAACGGAAAACTCGATACCCTGCGAAGAGTCCGAGAAGTTTTACAATTTGAACGAGGCGATTGGCAAGGAAGTGGAGGAAGAGGAGAGCGACATGGAGCACGCCACGAAAGAATCGGACGTGGAAGCGATATCGAAAAGACCGGAGACCAGGACGTCGAGAATCTTGAACAGAAAGAAGCCGTCGCGAAAACAGTGA